In a genomic window of Occallatibacter riparius:
- a CDS encoding DUF58 domain-containing protein — MITPSLHPEPVRAACERRRKLAYGLTPRAIALLTAGFLLLIPGFYMPRLSYAMLVWAGLVLLAAWLDGLRLPSPTLLTAERSWSNAPALDSETEIELAIENHGRIIVQCILTDDLPAAMAAEPIKQRVTAFPRVSAKVRYRVTPRQRGDCETGSLYIRYRSPLGLAERWALAPLTQTVRVYPALRTSEDQQIFLARSRQIDLQLRQARQRGLGRDFESLREYREGDDLRDICWTATARRGSLITRQYQTERSQAVWIVLDCGRLMRHQRWSGSLHQLDVANPHTKLDYACSTAVALAQLALFSGDRVGLLAYGQNVQQRLLPGRGAAHLRQMIELLAQARAETSEADHLRATAVLNRLQPRRSLILWITDLAETAMRPEVIDGATQLLKRHVLLFVAMAQPEVDRIASARPKTVDEMFRAAAAQEMAGRRELLLARLREQGALTMDLDPEKLTSAVLNQYLTVKERAMV; from the coding sequence GTGATCACTCCCTCCCTCCATCCCGAGCCCGTCCGCGCCGCCTGCGAGCGCCGCCGCAAGCTCGCCTACGGCCTCACCCCGCGCGCCATCGCGCTGCTCACCGCTGGCTTCCTGCTGCTCATCCCCGGCTTCTACATGCCGCGTCTCAGCTACGCCATGCTCGTCTGGGCCGGACTCGTTCTCCTCGCCGCCTGGCTCGACGGTCTCCGCCTGCCTAGCCCAACGCTGCTCACCGCCGAGCGCAGCTGGAGCAACGCCCCCGCCCTCGATTCCGAAACCGAAATCGAGCTCGCCATCGAGAACCACGGCCGCATCATCGTCCAGTGCATCCTCACTGACGATCTGCCCGCCGCCATGGCTGCCGAACCCATCAAGCAGCGCGTAACGGCGTTCCCCCGCGTGTCTGCAAAAGTTCGTTACCGCGTCACGCCCCGTCAACGCGGCGACTGCGAAACCGGATCGCTCTACATCCGCTATCGCTCGCCCCTTGGCCTCGCCGAGCGCTGGGCCCTCGCGCCGCTTACGCAAACCGTCCGCGTTTATCCCGCGCTGCGCACCAGTGAAGATCAGCAGATCTTCCTCGCGCGCAGCCGCCAGATCGACCTCCAACTCCGCCAGGCCCGCCAGCGCGGTCTCGGCCGCGACTTCGAGAGCCTCCGCGAGTACCGCGAGGGTGACGACCTCCGCGACATCTGCTGGACCGCCACCGCCCGCCGCGGCAGCCTCATCACCCGCCAGTATCAAACCGAGCGCAGCCAGGCCGTCTGGATCGTGCTCGACTGCGGCCGCCTCATGCGGCACCAACGCTGGAGCGGCTCACTCCATCAACTCGACGTCGCAAACCCGCATACCAAGCTCGACTACGCCTGCTCCACCGCCGTCGCCCTCGCGCAGCTCGCCCTTTTCTCCGGCGATCGCGTCGGCCTGCTCGCCTACGGACAGAACGTGCAGCAGCGCCTGCTCCCCGGCCGCGGCGCAGCCCACCTCCGCCAGATGATCGAACTCCTCGCCCAGGCCCGCGCCGAAACCAGCGAAGCCGATCACCTGCGCGCCACCGCGGTGCTGAACCGCCTCCAGCCGCGCCGTTCCCTCATTTTGTGGATTACCGACCTCGCCGAGACCGCCATGCGCCCCGAGGTCATCGACGGAGCCACACAGCTCCTCAAGCGCCACGTCCTGCTCTTCGTCGCCATGGCGCAGCCTGAAGTCGATCGCATCGCCTCCGCCCGCCCCAAAACTGTCGATGAAATGTTTCGCGCCGCCGCCGCGCAGGAGATGGCCGGCCGCCGCGAGCTGCTCCTCGCCCGCCTTCGCGAGCAGGGCGCGCTCACCATGGACCTAGACCCCGAAAAACTCACCTCGGCCGTGCTGAATCAGTACCTGACGGTGAAAGAGCGCGCCATGGTATAA
- a CDS encoding GGDEF domain-containing protein, with protein MLMPYLMLGYAAAALLLLVGVEVCSRAVPGLRGVRILRWAMISAVVGVLLLALRSHAPNWISILCANAAIYACILLIYWATAEALDARARFLPWGGGLILAALGGQAFYVYAHDNLLARVLISSTAMAIVAGATAALLFRYEEPVEEWAQSGWSLRAQTRALAWLQVANGLDHVARLVLSVVYPPASYVHMDVIQAGFTYVNMLLNVAASCGVIWLALSVHRRGLQKAAGTDGLTGLLNRRAFEEILARDLRRANRDGRTLPVLLLDIDHFKAVNDSLGHQAGDQVIQRVADALRDCMRPSDVLCRFGGEEFVMLLNGATLDQADEIARRLRTEIMLLTRLPGGLRLTASLGVATSRAGELPEELLKRCDEALYRSKRAGRNRVTVDGMLSAGMRGKPEELIPWRALSPSGTDSARPR; from the coding sequence ATGTTGATGCCGTATCTGATGTTGGGATACGCCGCCGCGGCTTTGCTGCTGCTTGTCGGGGTGGAAGTGTGCAGCCGGGCTGTGCCGGGGCTGCGGGGCGTGCGGATCCTGCGCTGGGCCATGATCAGCGCGGTTGTGGGCGTGCTGTTGCTGGCGCTGCGGTCGCATGCGCCGAACTGGATTTCGATTCTCTGCGCGAACGCGGCGATCTACGCGTGCATTCTGCTGATCTACTGGGCGACGGCGGAGGCGCTGGACGCGCGGGCGCGTTTTCTGCCCTGGGGCGGAGGGCTGATTCTGGCGGCCCTCGGCGGGCAGGCGTTCTATGTCTATGCGCACGACAATCTGCTGGCGCGGGTTCTGATTTCGAGCACGGCGATGGCGATTGTAGCCGGGGCCACTGCGGCGCTGCTGTTCCGCTATGAAGAGCCGGTGGAGGAGTGGGCGCAGAGCGGATGGAGCTTGCGCGCGCAGACGCGGGCGCTGGCATGGCTGCAGGTGGCGAACGGGCTGGATCACGTGGCGAGGCTGGTGCTGTCAGTAGTGTATCCGCCGGCCAGCTATGTGCATATGGATGTGATCCAAGCCGGCTTTACGTACGTGAACATGCTGCTGAATGTGGCGGCGAGCTGCGGGGTGATCTGGCTTGCGTTGAGCGTGCACCGGCGCGGGCTGCAGAAGGCTGCTGGGACCGATGGATTGACGGGGCTACTGAATCGGCGGGCGTTTGAGGAGATTCTGGCGCGGGATCTGCGGCGCGCGAACCGCGACGGGCGAACCCTGCCAGTGCTGCTGCTGGATATCGATCACTTCAAGGCGGTGAACGATTCGCTGGGGCACCAGGCGGGTGACCAGGTTATTCAGCGCGTTGCGGATGCATTGCGTGACTGCATGCGGCCAAGCGATGTTCTGTGCCGCTTTGGCGGCGAGGAGTTTGTGATGCTGCTGAACGGCGCGACGCTGGACCAGGCGGATGAGATTGCGCGACGCCTGCGGACTGAGATTATGCTGCTGACGCGTTTGCCAGGCGGACTGCGCCTGACGGCGAGCCTGGGGGTTGCGACCAGTCGTGCGGGTGAGTTGCCGGAAGAGCTTTTGAAGCGCTGCGACGAGGCGCTGTATCGATCGAAACGCGCGGGACGCAACCGGGTTACGGTGGACGGGATGTTGAGCGCGGGAATGCGGGGAAAGCCCGAGGAGCTTATACCATGGCGCGCTCTTTCACCGTCAGGTACTGATTCAGCACGGCCGAGGTGA
- the argG gene encoding argininosuccinate synthase, protein MSNILEHLPVGEKVGIAFSGGLDTSAALHWMKQKGALPYAYTANLGQPDEKDYDEIPRKALEYGAEKARLIDCRPQLVREGLAALQSGAFHITTAGVTYFNTTPIGRAVTGTMLVAAMKEDDVSIWGDGSTFKGNDIERFYRYGLLVNPELRVYKPWLDAAFIDELGGRAEMSAFMQKSGFAYKMSAEKAYSTDSNLLGATHEAKDLESLSSSIRIVEPIMGVASWREDVPVKAEEVTVRFHEGHPVALNGKEFPNSVELMLEANRIGGRHGLGMSDQIENRIIEAKSRGIYEAPGLALLFIAYERLVTGIHNEDTIEQYRENGRKLGRLLYQGRWFDSQAIMLRESAQRWVARPITGEVTLELRRGNDYSILNTESPNLTFKPERLSMEKTESVFSPRDRIGQLTMRNLDITDTRDKLLTYAQAGLLTLSTGANMPRLKDDNEGD, encoded by the coding sequence ATGTCGAACATTCTGGAACATCTTCCGGTTGGCGAGAAGGTGGGTATTGCGTTCTCTGGCGGGCTGGATACGAGCGCCGCGCTGCACTGGATGAAGCAGAAGGGCGCGCTGCCCTACGCCTACACGGCCAACCTGGGCCAGCCCGACGAGAAGGACTACGACGAGATTCCGCGCAAGGCGCTGGAGTATGGGGCGGAGAAGGCGCGGCTGATTGATTGTCGACCGCAGCTTGTGCGCGAAGGATTGGCGGCGCTGCAGTCGGGGGCGTTCCACATCACTACCGCCGGCGTGACGTATTTCAATACGACGCCAATTGGGCGCGCGGTGACGGGCACGATGCTGGTGGCCGCGATGAAGGAAGACGATGTGTCGATCTGGGGCGACGGGTCGACCTTCAAGGGCAACGATATCGAGCGCTTCTATCGCTATGGGCTGCTGGTGAATCCCGAGCTGCGGGTGTACAAGCCGTGGCTGGATGCGGCGTTCATCGACGAGCTCGGGGGGCGCGCGGAGATGTCGGCGTTCATGCAGAAGTCGGGCTTCGCGTACAAGATGAGCGCGGAGAAGGCTTACTCGACTGACTCGAATTTGCTGGGTGCGACGCATGAGGCGAAGGATCTTGAAAGTCTGTCGTCGAGCATCCGCATCGTCGAACCCATTATGGGTGTCGCCTCCTGGCGCGAGGATGTTCCGGTGAAGGCGGAAGAGGTAACGGTTCGCTTCCACGAGGGGCATCCGGTGGCGCTGAACGGCAAGGAGTTTCCGAATTCGGTGGAGCTGATGCTGGAGGCGAATCGCATTGGCGGGCGGCACGGGCTGGGGATGAGCGATCAGATCGAGAATCGGATTATCGAGGCCAAGAGCCGCGGAATCTACGAAGCGCCGGGCCTCGCGCTGCTGTTCATCGCGTATGAGCGGCTGGTGACGGGCATCCACAACGAGGACACGATCGAGCAGTATCGCGAGAACGGGCGGAAGCTGGGGCGGCTGCTGTACCAGGGGCGGTGGTTCGACTCGCAGGCGATCATGCTGCGGGAGAGTGCGCAGAGGTGGGTGGCGCGTCCGATTACGGGCGAAGTGACGCTGGAGCTTCGACGCGGGAATGACTACTCAATCTTGAATACCGAGTCGCCGAACCTGACGTTCAAGCCGGAGCGGCTGAGCATGGAGAAGACGGAAAGCGTGTTCTCTCCGCGGGATCGGATCGGGCAGCTCACGATGCGCAATCTCGACATCACCGATACGCGCGATAAGCTGCTGACGTATGCGCAGGCGGGGTTGTTGACGCTGAGCACGGGGGCGAATATGCCGCGGCTGAAGGATGATAACGAGGGCGATTGA
- the obgE gene encoding GTPase ObgE has product MFIDEAKIRVKAGDGGNGCMAFRREKFVPRGGPSGGDGGRGGDVVMVSSQRHNTLIHFRYNPEHKAQRGEHGMGSNCSGSDGHDIVLQVPVGTAVYDTETGELVHDFQEPDERVIVAKGGRGGRGNQHFATSTHQAPREHELGRPGEERAFRLELKLLADVGLVGYPNAGKSTLISRISAAKPKIADYPFTTLEPNLGVVTVGEAPYEESFVVADVPGLIEGAHEGHGLGVQFLRHIERTRVLVHLVDVSDASGRLDPVEDFKVINNELASFGNGLEDKPMMVVATKIDVANPEKLKKLTAHAKRRKLEFHAISAVTGKGIDELKWALAKRLRVAAAAD; this is encoded by the coding sequence ATGTTTATTGATGAAGCAAAGATTCGCGTGAAAGCCGGCGACGGCGGTAACGGGTGCATGGCCTTTCGGCGCGAGAAGTTTGTGCCGCGCGGGGGGCCTTCGGGCGGCGACGGCGGCCGCGGCGGCGATGTGGTGATGGTGTCGTCGCAGCGGCATAACACGCTGATCCATTTCCGGTATAACCCGGAGCACAAGGCGCAGCGAGGCGAGCACGGGATGGGGTCGAACTGCTCGGGCTCGGACGGGCACGACATCGTGCTGCAGGTTCCGGTGGGGACGGCGGTGTACGACACGGAGACGGGCGAGCTGGTGCACGACTTCCAGGAGCCGGATGAGCGCGTGATTGTGGCCAAGGGTGGCCGCGGCGGGCGCGGGAATCAGCATTTTGCCACGTCGACGCACCAGGCGCCGCGGGAGCACGAGTTGGGGCGGCCGGGCGAGGAGCGGGCGTTCCGGCTGGAGCTGAAGCTGCTGGCCGATGTGGGTTTGGTGGGCTATCCCAATGCGGGCAAGTCGACGCTGATCTCGAGGATTTCGGCGGCGAAGCCGAAGATTGCGGATTATCCGTTTACGACGCTGGAGCCGAATTTGGGCGTGGTGACGGTGGGAGAGGCTCCGTATGAGGAGTCGTTTGTGGTGGCCGACGTGCCAGGGCTGATTGAGGGCGCGCACGAGGGGCATGGGCTGGGCGTGCAGTTTTTGCGGCATATCGAGCGGACGCGCGTGCTGGTGCACCTGGTGGATGTGTCGGATGCGTCGGGAAGGCTGGACCCGGTGGAGGACTTCAAGGTCATCAACAACGAGTTGGCGAGCTTTGGGAATGGGCTGGAAGACAAGCCGATGATGGTGGTGGCGACGAAGATTGATGTTGCGAATCCTGAGAAGCTGAAGAAGCTGACGGCGCATGCGAAGCGGCGGAAGCTGGAGTTCCATGCGATTTCAGCGGTGACGGGCAAGGGGATCGACGAGCTGAAGTGGGCGCTGGCGAAGCGGCTGCGGGTGGCTGCGGCTGCGGATTAA
- a CDS encoding ADOP family duplicated permease has product MWIDRQDLLFAVRAARRAPLLSIIAVAALSLGIGLNAGVFTLLNALFLSAPTQKDPSRFVQVYPKYEGWFTGAGQYSSFTTEDYDAVRTQSKTLEEIAAWQNRGAILEQAHRAIPALLVTCNYFQVLGIDRPLLGRFLTPQECERGTTAQVALLSEPLWRSRFDANPHIVGETIHLNGLPYTVVGVVRASDTNPRAGGVFAPYTTEPLYDHAGTSQMANPDAPWLEIAGRLRPGYSRADAQAELTTILRQQDRAYIERKVTSFNRKTTVELTNGSFIETPALRDTLAALMALILGPLSLVLLLACSNVTMLFLSRAVVRRGEIAVRLALGVGRARLMRMLVLESLLTALIGGGVSVAMAYRVPQMIMNVANPTLAGLVPAMRPDWRVFGYLAVLVAVAAIASSLAPVHAAWKLDLVTALKGRESTATMRSRLIGGLIIAQIAMSFVLLAAAVLFARMPGMVTAIDPGFETRQTLSVPLAIDNSPQNRTKALSFYGSLEAQIRSIPGVQGLAYETLEPFRQTPPSEIRLPQQQKGQGEPAVIDNVSTDFFSTFGIRMLAGRPFVSSDSSASRINPVAVVTQAFVKQAWPGEDPVGKIIITPDDKRLTVVGVAADTRSARFGVLDGPRVYTLRDPSALEGRLYVRFTGSVSTMEKAVFDAVKSIDGTQVMTPQTIWEQMESDAESVRSLARIIVVMAVIAVLLAVTGVYGVMSFAISQRTREFGIRMVLGANRAAIFESILLRGGRQIAVGLVCGLALAEPVVWAFAHLIKNSPFPFRSFDGSAFGIAAAILVCVSLAGMYLPARRATQVDPMKALRTE; this is encoded by the coding sequence ATGTGGATTGACCGGCAAGATCTCCTCTTCGCGGTCCGTGCGGCGCGGCGGGCTCCACTGCTTTCGATCATTGCGGTTGCAGCCTTGTCCCTTGGGATTGGCCTCAACGCCGGCGTATTCACACTGCTGAATGCACTGTTTCTGAGTGCGCCGACGCAGAAAGACCCCTCCCGTTTTGTGCAGGTCTATCCAAAATATGAAGGCTGGTTTACGGGCGCCGGCCAATACTCTTCGTTCACTACGGAAGACTATGACGCGGTCCGGACGCAGTCGAAGACGCTCGAGGAAATCGCCGCATGGCAAAACAGGGGGGCGATTCTCGAGCAGGCACACAGAGCAATCCCCGCGTTGCTGGTGACCTGCAACTACTTTCAAGTACTCGGGATCGATCGCCCGCTTCTGGGGCGCTTCCTGACCCCGCAGGAATGCGAACGAGGCACGACGGCACAAGTCGCGTTGCTGAGCGAGCCGTTGTGGAGGAGCCGATTCGACGCCAATCCGCACATTGTGGGCGAGACGATCCACCTCAACGGTTTGCCTTATACGGTGGTGGGGGTGGTGCGGGCAAGCGACACGAATCCCCGCGCGGGCGGGGTGTTCGCCCCCTATACGACAGAGCCTCTCTACGATCACGCAGGCACGAGCCAAATGGCGAATCCTGATGCGCCCTGGCTCGAAATCGCCGGCCGCCTTCGGCCAGGATACTCGCGCGCCGATGCGCAGGCGGAGTTGACCACGATCCTTCGTCAACAGGACCGAGCTTATATCGAGAGGAAGGTCACCAGCTTCAATCGCAAGACGACTGTCGAGCTGACCAATGGATCGTTCATTGAGACTCCCGCCTTGCGCGACACACTTGCCGCGCTGATGGCATTGATCCTGGGTCCGCTCTCACTGGTGCTGCTGTTGGCATGCAGCAATGTGACCATGCTGTTTCTGTCGAGGGCGGTGGTCCGGCGCGGGGAGATCGCGGTGCGGCTGGCGCTGGGGGTGGGACGCGCACGGCTCATGCGCATGCTGGTTCTGGAGAGTCTTCTGACCGCGTTGATCGGGGGAGGGGTGAGCGTCGCCATGGCGTATCGCGTGCCCCAGATGATCATGAACGTAGCCAACCCGACCCTGGCGGGTCTGGTCCCGGCCATGCGTCCGGACTGGCGCGTCTTCGGCTATCTCGCAGTCCTCGTCGCCGTGGCTGCAATCGCTTCGTCGCTCGCTCCGGTTCATGCCGCATGGAAACTGGATCTGGTAACCGCGCTCAAGGGGCGCGAGAGTACCGCCACCATGCGTTCGCGGCTCATCGGGGGGCTGATCATCGCCCAAATCGCAATGAGCTTTGTGCTTCTTGCCGCCGCTGTTCTTTTCGCGCGCATGCCGGGGATGGTCACCGCCATAGACCCGGGATTTGAAACGCGCCAGACCCTCTCGGTTCCGCTGGCAATCGACAACTCACCGCAAAATCGAACAAAGGCGCTGAGTTTCTACGGCTCTCTGGAAGCGCAAATCCGATCCATTCCCGGTGTGCAGGGGCTGGCGTACGAGACTCTGGAGCCCTTCCGCCAGACGCCGCCAAGCGAGATTCGCCTTCCACAGCAACAGAAAGGACAGGGCGAACCAGCGGTAATCGATAACGTCTCAACGGACTTCTTCTCCACATTCGGCATCCGCATGTTGGCGGGGCGGCCTTTTGTTTCGTCCGATTCATCCGCAAGTCGAATCAACCCGGTCGCCGTGGTCACGCAAGCCTTTGTCAAGCAGGCCTGGCCCGGCGAGGACCCTGTCGGCAAGATCATCATCACGCCTGATGACAAGCGGCTTACTGTAGTCGGAGTCGCCGCCGACACTCGCTCGGCACGTTTTGGAGTTCTTGATGGCCCGCGCGTCTACACCTTGCGCGATCCGTCGGCGCTGGAAGGACGGCTGTATGTACGCTTCACGGGAAGCGTCTCCACGATGGAAAAGGCCGTATTCGATGCGGTGAAGAGTATCGACGGGACGCAGGTGATGACACCTCAAACCATATGGGAACAGATGGAATCGGATGCCGAAAGTGTGCGCTCGCTGGCCCGGATCATTGTTGTGATGGCGGTGATCGCCGTGCTGCTGGCGGTTACTGGAGTTTACGGAGTGATGTCGTTTGCGATCAGCCAGCGCACGCGCGAATTCGGGATTCGGATGGTGCTGGGAGCGAATCGTGCCGCGATTTTCGAATCCATCCTGCTGCGCGGAGGCAGGCAGATCGCAGTCGGCCTGGTGTGCGGTCTTGCGCTTGCCGAACCCGTTGTGTGGGCATTTGCACACCTGATCAAAAACTCACCATTCCCTTTTCGAAGCTTTGACGGATCGGCGTTCGGCATTGCGGCAGCCATACTCGTTTGCGTTTCGCTGGCGGGTATGTATCTGCCTGCTCGGCGAGCCACGCAAGTGGATCCGATGAAGGCGCTGCGCACGGAGTAG